The following nucleotide sequence is from Acidobacteriota bacterium.
TCGCCGAACACCCCGCGAAGGACGTCGGCGATCTCGCCGACCGTCGCATGCGCCTCCACCGCGCCCAGGATGAACGGCATCACGTTGACGCCGTCGCGCGCCGCGCTGGCGAGCGCGTCGAGGGCCGACTGCCACGCCGCGGCACCGCGCTGAGCACGCAGCGCCCGGACCGCTGCAATCTGGCGGCGTTCGACCTCGGGGTCCACGCGAAACGGCTGAATCACGGGTCTCTCTTCCTGAAACCGGTTCACGCCGACGACGACCCTGGCGGCCGAGTCGACGGTCTGCTGGTCACGGTAAGCCGCTTCCTGAATCGAACGCTGGACGTGCCCGCGTTCGACGGCGGCCACCGTGCCGCCCGACGCGTCGATCTCGGCGATCAACGCGCGAGCCTGCGTCTCGATCGCCTCGGTTCGCCGCTCGATCTCCCACGCGCCGCCCAAAGGATCGGCCGCCGCCGCGACGCCGGTCTCGTGCGCGATAATCTGCTGCGTCCGGAGGGCCAGCGTGGCGGCGGCCTCGCTCGGCAGCCCCAGCGCTTCGTCGCGGCTGTTGCAGTGGAGCGACTGCGTGCCGCCCAGCACGGCCGCGAGCGCCTGGAGCGCGACGCGGACGACGTTGTTGTCCGGCTGCTGGGCGGTGAGGGTGCTGCCCGCGGTCTGCGTGTGGAAGCGGAGCTGGCAGGCGCGGTCGTTCGAGACGCCGAAGCGATCGCGCATGAGATGCGCCCAGAGCCGCCGCGCCGCCCTGAACTTCGCGATCTCCTCGAGGAAGTCGTTGTGCGCGGCGAAGAAGAACGAGAGGCGCGCGCCGATGCGGTCGAGATCGAGACCGGCGTCGCGGGCAGCCTCCACGTAGGTGACGCCGTTGGCCAGCGTGAAGGCGACCTCCTGCGCGGCGGTCGCGCCCGCCTCACGCATGTGGTAACCGCTGATCGAGATGGGATGCCACTGCGGCAGCTCGCGATCGCACCACGCCATGACGTCGGTGACGAGCTGGAGTGCGCGGCGCGGAGGGTAGATGTAGGTGCCTCGCGCGATGTACTCCTTCAGGACGTCGTTCTGGATCGTGCCGGCCAGCCGCGCGGGCGGCACGTTCCGGCGCCTGGCCAGCGCCACGTAGCAGGCGAGCAGGATGGCGGCGGTGGCGTTGATCGTCATCGACACCGAAACGCCGTCGAGCGGCACGGCCTCGAAGAGGGCCGCCATGTCGTCGAGCGAGGCGATCGACACGCCCACGCGTCCCACTTCTCCGGCCGCGAGCGGATGGTCGGGGTCGAAGCCCATCTGCGTGGGCAGGTCGAACGCGACGCTGAGGCCGGTGACGCCCTGGGCCAGCAGAAAGCGAAATCGGCCGTTCGACTCCGCTGCGCTCCCGTAGCCGGCGTACTGCCGCATCGTCCAGAGCCGATCGCGATACATGGTCGGCTGGACGCCCCGCGTGAACGGGAAGAGGCCGGGCTCCAGGTCTCCGGGCTCGAACGGACGCCTCACGTCTTCCGGCCGCGCGAACGGGCGAGTCATCGACGCATTCTAAACAACCGTGAGCCGGCGAGAGTACGCGGCCGGCGCGACTTTCGTCGCGCGACCGGAAGAACGAGTGTATCGAAAACACCCCATTTTCTCGGCGCAAAAGAACGCTTTGGCGTTTGACACCCTCGCCGAGCGCCTTCTACAATTGCTTCGCCGTCCCGGAGTCAGGAGGTTCGGATGGATGCGCTCGTGAACCAGTTGGCTCGTGAGTTGTCTGCCGCCATCTCGCAGGCAGTGGCTCAGGACCCGCGCGTCGACGCGTGTCGCGAGAAGGCTCGCGCGGCGGGGTTCGACCTTCGTGTCTCGCTCGAAGCCGTCATCGGCTTCGCCGATCGATCGGCGACCGGGCAGGGGAAGGCGAATGCGGCGCGCCGGCAGGGCCAGCGCGCCGGCGTCGAGATGAGCGCCAACGATCGACGCTTCCTGAAGTCACTCCGAATCTCCGCCGACGAGGCCGCCGAGAAGGAAGTCGAGTAGCGCCTTAGCGGCCGGACGCCTTGGCCTGCTGAGCGACCGCTGCCGCCGCCCGCGCGGCGGCCTCCGGATCGCCCAGGTAGTAGTGCTCGATCGGCTCGAGCGACGCGTCGAGCTCGTAGACGAGCGGAATCCCCGTCGGGATGTTCAGCTCGACGATCTCCTCGTCCGACATGCCATCCAGATACTTCACGAGCGCGCGAAGGCTGTTGCCGTGCGCCGCGATCAGCACCCGCCGGCCGCGCTGGATCTCGGGCGCCAACGTGCCGGTCCAGTACGGGACGACGCGCGCGACGGTGTCCTCCAGCGACTCGGTGGCGGGCAGCTCGCCGCTCGAGAGCCCGGCGTACCGGCGGTCGAACCGCGGGTGGCGCGGGTCGTCGACGTCCAGAGCCGGCGGCGGGATGTCGTAGCTCCGGCGCCAGATCTTCACCTGCTCCTCGCCGTGCTTGGCGGCGGTCTCGGCTTTGTTCAGCCCCTGGAGCGCCCCGTAATGGCGCTCGTTCAGACGCCAGTGGCGCTCGACCGGAAGCCAGAGCAGGTCCAGCTCGTCGAGCACGATCCAGCAGGTGCGAATCGCCCGCTTCAACACGGACGTGAACGCGACGTCGAAGGAGTACCCCGAGTCGCGCAGCAGCACGCCGGCCTCACGGGCCTCGACGAGCCCGCGCTCGCTGAGATCGACGTCGGTCCATCCCGTGAACCGGTTGTCCTTGTTCCAGGTGCTTTCGCCGTGACGGAGCAGAACGAGCGTGTACATGGCGCTAGGCGAGCTGTTTGACCGCGCCCCGGCCGGCGTAGCGGGCGGCGGCGCCCAAGGCCGATTCGATGCGCAGCAGTTGGTTGTACTTGGCCGTGCGGTCGGCCCGGCTCGCCGACCCGGTCTTGATCTGGCCGGCGCACGTCGCGACGGCGAGATCGGCAATCGTCGTGTCTTCCGTCTCACCCGACCGGTGGGAGATGACGCTGGCATAGCCGGCCTGGCGCGCCATTTCGACGGCGGAGAGCGTCTGCGAGACGGTGCCGATCTGGTTCAGCTTGACGAGCAGCGCGTTGCCGACCCGCTGCTCGATGCCCTGTCGCAGGATCGCCGGATTCGTCACGAACACGTCGTCGCCGACGAGCTGCACCTTCGAGCCGAGCTCGGCCGTGAGCCGCTGCCAGCCGGGCCAGTCGCCTTCCGCGAGGCCGTCTTCGATCGAGATGATGGGGTACTGCCGTACCCAGTCCTTGTACATCTCGATCATGTCGAGGCTGGACTTCGTGCCCTCCCCTGACTTCTCGAGGACGTAGTGCTTGGCGTGTTCGTCGAAGAACTCGCTCGACGCGACGTCGAGCGCGACGAACATGTCCTGGCCGGGCGTGTAGCCGGCGGCGTGGATGGCTTCCAGCACCAGCTCGACGGCTTCGCGGTTCGAGGAGAGGCTGGGCGCGAAGCCGCCTTCGTCGCCGACGCCGGTCGCCAGGCCGCGCTTCTTCAGCAGCCCACGAAGCGCATGGAAGGTTTCGACGCCGGCACGGAGCGCTTCCGAGAAGCTCGGAAGACCGGCCGGCATGACCATGAACTCCTGGAAGTCGACGTTCGTGTCGGCGTGAGCGCCGCCGTTCAGGATGTTCATCATCGGCACCGGCAGCAGCGGGCCGGACGCTCGCGCGGCGGGCGGGACGAGCGTCGCCAGATACTCGTAGAGCGGCTCGCCGGCGGCGGCCGCGGCCGCGTGGGCCGTGGCCATCGAGACGCCCAGCACGGCGTTCGCCCCGAGACGGGCGAGGTTCGGCGTGCCGTCGAGCGCGAGCAGGCGCTCGTCCACGGCGCGCGGATCCGCCGGCATGCCGGCGAGCGCGCCGGCGACCTCGTCGTTCACGTGGCCGACCGCTTTGAGCACCCCCTTGCCGCCGTACCGATGCTTGTCGCCGTCGCGCAGCTCGAGCGCCTCGCGCGTGCCGGTCGACGCGCCCGACGGCACCGCGGCGCGGCCTGTCACGCCCGATTCGAGAACCACCTCGACTTCAACGGTCGGATTGCCACGCGAGTCGAGGATCTCGCGGGCCTGAATGCTTCGGATGTTCACGGTATCGCTCCAGGTGCGCCCGCGCCGCGGGCCTGCTGCGGCAGCCAGACGAACCGACTGGGGCCGGCACGCCGCCGGCAAAGCCCGCCATGATACCACGCAAGCGCGCTCGATTCCCGGCACCGCGCCTGCTAGGATCGGCTCACGCTTCTCCCCCAAGCGCGTTCAGACGATCGGTCTGCTGACATCGGCACTCACGTGAGAGGTGTATGTCTGCCTGTCTGCTGAGGTCGCTTGCGCTCATCGCCCTCCTGGGCGTGCCGCTTCCCCTCGATGCGCAGTCGTTCGCCGGTGCGCTCCGTCGACACGACGCGGACGCGCCGGGCCACCTGCTCGGCGCGGTGCTCGACGAGCGCGGCGCCGCCATCGTCGGTGCGAGCGTGCTCGTCGTCGGGACGACCGTGGCCGCCACGCTCACGGACCGTCACGGCCGGTTCAGCGTCGCGCTGCCCGCCGGACGCTATCTCATCCGGGCGGTTCGCGATGGCTACGTGCCCGCGATTCGGGGCGTCATCCGTATCGGTTCGGATGGTCCGGTCGAACGCCAGATCACGCTGGTCAAGGAAGACGCGAACGACATGGAAGCGGAGACGAACCAGAGCGAGATCGCCTGGCGCCTCCGCCACCTGCCGCGCACCGTCCTTCGCGACGTCGGCCACGGCATCGCCGAGGCGACCGAGCACGCGGCGGCCGAGGAGGAGCCGCGCCGAGCCGCTGTCGGGGTGTCCGCCGCAGGCCCGTTCGACGCCGTCAGGGCGATGCTGGACGATGGGCCGCTGACCGGACAGTTGAGCCTCTTCACCACGACGCCCGTGTGGCTCGAGGGCGTGGGCGTCGATCGGATGACGTGGCCGGGCGGCAGCGCGGATCTGACGATCGGCGCGCCGCTTGGCGTGTTGGGCGACTGGCAGGTCAGGGGCGCGATGTCGTCCGGCACGTCGGCGTTCTGGCGCGTGCTGGGAGAGTACCGGGCCCGGGAAGGCCGGAAGCACGGGCTCCACGTCGTCGCCGCCTATGGCAGCCAGCCTGCGGCGTGGGCGGCCGACGGCGCACTCCGGGACATGCAGCCGCCGCCACACACGACCGCGTCGATCCGCGTGTCGGATCGCTGGACGGCCCGACCCTGGCTGGAACTGCGGCACGCCGTGCGCATCGATCGCGACGACACGCTGGCTGCGCCGGCGCTGCTCAGCCCGGAAGTGGGCGTCCGCGCCGCCCTCTTCCCCCGGACCTTCGTGTCGGTCGGCGCGGCGCAGACCGAGACCGGCCCAGGGACGGGCGCGCTCCTGCCCGAGGCCAGCGGGCGCCCGTGGATCCCCTCGTCGCCGCCGTCCGCGTCTGCCGTTGGCTGGAGGGCGAGCCTGCCGCCGCAGCGCGTGCGGACATCGCGAGTCGGGCTCGAGCGAGAGCTCACTCGACGTGGGCGCGTCTCGGGAGCCGTCGAGTGGTTCACGCAGTCGATCCAGGATCAAACCGGGATCGTGTTCGGTGCGGCCACGACCACGACGGGCGAGTACGACGCCGTGTCGGTCGGCGACGCCCAGGTTTCGGGCTGGCGCGCCCGGTTCTCCAGCGCTCCCCATGACGGCCTGCTGGCGACGATCGAGCTGGCCGTCGCGGACGCGCAATGGACCGCGGGTGCTGTCCGCGCCAATTCCCACGGCCTGGCCCGGCAAGGCTCGGATCGAGTCGGCGACGTCAGGACGTCGGTGCGCTGGACGGCACCCCGGACCTCCACGTTCATCCAGTTCACGCATCGGCTCAGCCGCGTGCGGCCGGCGAGTGCGGGAACCGCGGCCCTCCGGCGCCAGCGAGTCGCGCTGGAGGTTCAGCAACGCGCGCCGTTTCAGCCGCTTCCGGCCGGGATCGTCAGCTTCTTCGTCGATCTCCGGACGGCCTTCCACGACGGCGACCCGGCCTCGTTGTACGACGAGGTGCTGATCGTTCGGAACCCTGCGCGCATGACGGGCGGCTTGCAGGTCCAGTTCTGACGGTCGTTTCTCGTTTGCCGAGCGCCTGCTTCACAATAGCCGGCGGCGTCGGATGGTCCTTGCGGGGCCGGCGCCCGATCAAGTGATGTCGCTGTCCAGTCTGTTGCGGCCGTTCGTGCGCGTCGGTCTGCCGGTGGCCGTGGCCGTCGTCCTCGTCTGCCTGGCGGTGGTCAACATCGCGCTCATCAAGACCTGGAACGGCGACGCCGAGGACGGCGTGCTGTGGCGGCAGTCGGCGCAGGGCGTCGCGGCCGTCGAGATCGCGCCGTCGATGGCCGGTGCGCGCGCGGGGATCGAGCCGGACGACCTGCTGGTCTCGATCGATGACGAAGAGATCGAGACGCCTGCCGAGGCGCGGCGCGTCGTGCGGAGTGCGCCGGCCGGGCGCCCGCTCTCGTACCGCATGCGACGTGCCGGCGTCGATCGCATCCTGCAAGTGGTTCCTCGTCCCGTGCCCGGGGTCGCCCGAGGCCTGTACTACTCGCTCGCGCTCGTCGGCATCCTCGCGCTCGCCATCGGTACCTCGGTGCGGCTGCGACGGCCCCACGATCAGGCGACGCTTCACTTCTTCTGGCTCGGCGTCGCCTTCTTCGGTGTGCTCTCGTTCTCGCCCAGCGGCCGATACGATCGCCTCGACTACTTCTTCGAGTGGGCGGATGCCGTGGCCCGTCTGGTCTTGCCGCCGCTCTTCTTCCACTTCGCGCTGGTCTTTCCCGAGCGCCCGCATTCCTGGATCCGCACTGCCGTCGGCCGGCGATCCTGGCCGGTGATCTACCTGCCGGCGCTGGCGCTCGGCGTCCAGCGGATTCTCATTCTGACGAACCGATCCGGCGTGGCCTCGCCGCTCGCAGCGCTCGAGCGGATCGAACGGCTGGCCTACGTGTATCTCGCGGTCTGCCTGCTCGGCGGATTGCTGCTCATGGTGCGAGCGCTGACGAGGCTCCGCTCGGTGACGGCGCGTCGTCAGCTTCGCTGGATCGTGTGGGGTTCGGCGGTCGGGGCGGTGCCGTTCGTGACCGTGTACATCCTGCCGCTCCTCCTGGGCGAGGTGCCGCCGTACGCGCCCTACACCGCGGTGCTGCTCGGCGGCATTCCGCTCGCCTTCGCGTCGGCGCTCGTCCGCTACCGTTTGATGGACATCGAAGTGCTCGTCAAGAAGGGCCTGGCGGGCGCGGCGGTCGTGCTCGTGCTGGCGGGCATCTACAGCGGCACGCTGCGCTTCGTCGGGCTGGTGCTCGGCGCCAGCAACGAGAGCGGCAGCTTCTGGGCGCTGTTCGCGACGCTCATCGTCGCGCTGGTCGCGCCGGGGCTCCGCCGCGCCATCCAGTCCGGGCTCGACCGCCTGTACTACCGCGATCGCTACGATTACCGCCGCGCGCTCGTCAACTTCGCGCGCGAGCTGAACAGCGATCTCGATCTGGATCGGCTCAGCACGCGGCTCGTCGACCGCATACGCGACACGCTCGGCGTCGATCGGATGGCGCTCTTCCTCCACCGCGGCGATGGCGGCTACACGGCAACGGCAGCGGCGGGCGCCGACGCGGCGCTCGTGCCGCGGATCGACCCGGCCTCTGCGCTGGCCGCGCGGCTGCGCGCCGGACAGCTCTCGGCGGTGGACGATCCGGTGCCTGCGCGGCGGCTGACGGGCGACGAGGCGGCACCCTGGCGCGACGCGGGGTTGTATCACTTCGTACCGTGCGTCTCGAACGAGTCGGCCATCGGCGCGATTGCGGCCGGCCGCCGCCCGCGCGGCGAGCCGCTCAACAGCGAGGACATGACGCTGCTCGCGGCGGTCGCGGCGCAGGCCGCCACCGCGCTCGAGAACGCGCGCCTCTATCACCAGCTCAGCGGCAAGGCGGAGGAGATCGAGCGGCTGCGCCAGTTCAGCGACAGCGTTATCGAATCGCTGACCGACGGGATCGTCGTCGTCGACATGCAGGACCGCGTGTTGCGCTGGAACAAGCGCATGGAGGCCTTGCTGGGCCTGCCGCGGCAGCAGGCCATCGGCCAGCGCTTCGAGACGTTGTTCAGCCCCGCGTTCGCGGATGCGCTGATCGGTGCGCGTCGCGAGTCGCCGTCCGGCACCACGCTGTTCCGCGTGCCGATCGAGGCGCGGCGCGATCGCACGCACCTGCTCCTGAACGCCGCGATCTGTCCCTTCCGCACCGCCGACGCGGGCCAGGCAGGCTGGATCATCGTGCTCGAGGACATCACCGCGCGGGCCAACCTCGAGGAGCAACTGCAGCTTTCCGAGAAGATGGCCGCCATCGGGCTGCTCGCCGCCGGCGTCGCCCACGAAGTGAACACGCCGCTCACCGGCATCTCCAGCTTCACGCAGATGCTGTTGGAGCAGGCGGACCCGGCCGATCCGCGCACCGGGCTCCTCGAGAAGATCGAGCAGCAGACGTTCCGCGCGGCGAAGATCGTGAGCAGCCTGCTGAACCTCGCGCGTCCGGCTGGAGGCGAGACCGGCCCGGTGGACGTGAATGCGACGCTGACCGACGTCCTGGCGCTGCTGGAGCACCAGTTCAAGGTCAGCAAGATCCAGGTTCGGCGGCAGCTCTGGGCTGAGCCGCTCATCGTCCGCGGCATCGAGTACAAGCTGCAGCAGGTGTTCCTCAACCTCTTCCTCAACGCACGTGACGCGATGTCCAAAGGCGGCTGGCTCTCGGTGACCTCCTCGGTGCAGCAGCACGACGTCGTGGTCGAGGTCGCCGACACGGGCGTGGGGATTCCGGCCGAGCACCTGTCGCGCATCTACGATCCCTTCTTCACGACGAAGGCGGAAGGCCGGGGCATCGGCCTCGGGCTATCGGTGACCTATGGCATCGTGCAGGAGCATGGCGGCACCCTGACCTGCGAGAGCGATCTCCACAAGGGCACGCTGTTCCGGCTGGTGCTGCCGCTCATCGATCGAACCAGGACGGAGGCGGCCGGTGCGCGTTGACCCTGCCCGGTCCGGCGCAGAACAGCCGGGCACGATTCTCATCATCGACGACGAGGAGATCATCCGCGAGGCGCTCGAAGCGCTGCTGACGGGCGAGGGGTACGACGTCGTGAAGGCGGCGACGGCGGCCGAAGGGATGGAGCAGCTCGGGAACCACCCGGTCGACGCCGTCCTGCTCGACCTGATGCTGCCCGACAAGAACGGGCTCGAGGTGCTCGACGACATCCGGCGCGTCGACGAGGACCTGCCGGTGATCATGATCACGGCGTTCGGCACGATCGAGAGCGCGGTGGCGGCGACGAAGCAGGGCGCCTTCTACTACTTCACCAAGCCGTTCAAGAACGACGAAGTGCTCGCCGTCCTGCGCAACGCTGCGGAGCGGCGGCGGCTCGTGCTGGAGAACCGCGAGCTGCGCAGCCGGCTGCGGTCCGACACGCACCGCTTCGACGAGATCATCGGCGGCAGCGCCCGCATTCGCGCCGTCTACGATCTCATCGCCCGTGCGGCGCCGAGCCGCGCCACCGTGCTGATCCAGGGGGAGAGCGGCACCGGCAAGGAGCTCGTCGCGCACGCGCTGCACCGCCGATCGGCGCGCGCCGACAAGCCGTTCGTCACCGTGAATTCCGGCAACCTGCCGCCCGATCTGCTCGAGTCCAATCTCTTCGGCCACGTCAAGGGTGCCTTCACCGGCGCCGTGTACCCGAAGAAGGGCCTCTTCGAGGTGGCGGACAAGGGGACGATCTTCTTCGACGAGATCGGCAATATCCCTCTCGACACCCAGGCGAAGCTGCTCCGCGTGATCCAGCAGCGGGAGTTCATGCGCCTCGGCGGCGTCGACACGATCAAGGTCGACGTGCGGATCATCGCGGCCACGAACGTGGATCTCCGTTCGATGGTCGAGGCGGGGGACTTTCGCGAGGATCTGTTCTATCGGCTGAACGTGATCTTCATCCAGTTGCCGCCGCTGCGGGATCGCAAGGACGACATCCCCCTGCTCGTCCAGCACTTCCTCGAGAAGTTCGTGGAGGAGAGCCGGAAGCCGCCCCTCGTGGTCACGCCCGAGGCGATGGATCGGCTGATGGCCTACGACTGGCCGGGCAACGTGCGGGAGCTCGAGAACGTCATCGAGCGCGCGGTCGTGCTCTGCGGCGACCGCGAGATCGGCCCCGACCTCATCCCCGATCACGTCAGCGCGTCACCGGCGCGCGGCGTGCCGGAGGTCGTCATCCCGGCCGAGGGCATTCACTTCCGCGAGGTCATCATCGGACACGAGCGCCGGTACATCGAGGCCGCACTCGAGGCGGCCGGCGGCGTCCAGAAGAAGGCCGCCGAGCTGCTGCACATCAAGGCGACCACGCTCAACGAGATGATGAAGCGCTACGACATCCGGCCGCGCCGGAAGCGGGGGGCTGGCGACGGCGACGAGCCGGCCGGGGAGGGGGCGGAGGACCCGTAACGCCCGGCGTCAGCGACGTTCGCGGCGGCGTTCCCGATCGCCGTGGAAACGCCGGCGATCCGCCTGGCCGCGCGGGCGTGAGCGCAGCCGATCGCGGTCACGCCGCTCCCGATCCTTCGCGACCGCGCTCGGCCGCTCTGCGGCATCCTCGCGCGACTCGCGCAGGCGCGCGAACAGCCGCTCGTACTTCTCCAGGATCAATCCCCATCGATAGTGGCGGCCCACGTACTGCCGGCCGTTCGCGCCCATGCCGGCGCGGAGCGTGGCGTCGCGCTGCAGGAGCTTCAGCGCCTCGATGAACTCCCAGCGGTCGGCGTAGTACAAGCCGGCGTTGCTGCGGCGGCAGTGCTCGACGAGCACCTCCGCGCGGGCGTTCGCCAGGACGGGCGTCCCGGCCGCGAATGCCTCGAGCGCCAGCAGCGACAGGCTCTCGTGCGGCGACGGGACGACCACGACGGTCGCGGCCTCGAGCGCGTGCAGGCGCTCGGCGTCTGGCAGCAGGCCGGCGAAACGGACCTGCGGGTCCTCCGGCAACGGCATGAGCTTGGTGCCCATCAGCATCAGCGTCATGTCGCCGCCCTCTTTCACGTAGCTCTGGAAGTACTCGAGCAGCTCCTCGCATCCCTTCCCTGGATCGATCCGGCCGCCGTACAGAACGAACGGCGTGTGGATGCGGTGCCGGCGCCGGAACGCGTTGGCCGGACCTTCGAGATGGGGCGCGAGCGCCTCGCGGCTCGGCGGCGCGACGACGATGTGCTCGCCGTCCTGCGGATCTTCGCCTTCCGGCAAGTCGACGCCGCAGCCGACGACGTCCTCGACGAGCGTGCCCAGCCGGAACATCGAGGAGACGAACCGCCGCTCGACGTCCGTGTTCCATGCGATCGCCGCCGCGCTCGCGAAGACCTCCTCGTAGATGCCGAGGCGGATGGCTGGCTCGTCGTGGGCGGTCGGCACGAGCAGGCTCTTCCACGGCGCGATCCGGATGCCGAGCACCGTCGGGGCGTAGAGGTACGTGAAGAAGATCAGGACGTCGTACTGCTGGTGCTGGCGCTCGAGGTACTCAATCAGTGCCGGCGACCATGGGCCTTGCTGCTTGAGCCACTCGAGCTCCTCGGCGCGCCCGTGGCGGTTCGAGAAGATCCAGTCCGAATAGCGGTTGAACGCGTCGATGTCGCGGGTCCTGGCCGTGGCGAAGCGGCGAACCGTCACGCCGCGCAGTCGGTCCGCGCCTTCGGCGTACTCGTTCTTCCACGTCACGTAATCGCGCGCGCAAGTGGTCAGCACCTCCACCTGGTGCGACTCGGCGAGGCGCTCGGCGATCAACCGGCAGTGATACTCGGCGCCGCCGAGGATCTCGGCCCCGTAGCGTTGGACGATGAATGCGATCTTCACGTGGCTCCTGTCTCGGGCGCGCGTCAGACGCCGGCGGCTTCCAGTGCCGCTTCCACCATCGGCTCCACGCGTTCGGGGGCGAAGGCGTCGAGACGCCGACGCTGGCCGTCGATCACGCGATCGCGGACGGCCCGATCGTAGACGAGCGTGCCGAGCAGCTCCGCCGCGACTTCCAAGTCCTTCGGCGAGAAGGCCACGCCGGCTCCGCCCAGCGTCTCGGGCACGGCCGCGGCGGCGTAGGCGAGAACCGGCACGTCCATCGCCATCGACTCGACGAGCGGCGCGCAGAAGCC
It contains:
- a CDS encoding methylmalonyl-CoA mutase, whose protein sequence is MTRPFARPEDVRRPFEPGDLEPGLFPFTRGVQPTMYRDRLWTMRQYAGYGSAAESNGRFRFLLAQGVTGLSVAFDLPTQMGFDPDHPLAAGEVGRVGVSIASLDDMAALFEAVPLDGVSVSMTINATAAILLACYVALARRRNVPPARLAGTIQNDVLKEYIARGTYIYPPRRALQLVTDVMAWCDRELPQWHPISISGYHMREAGATAAQEVAFTLANGVTYVEAARDAGLDLDRIGARLSFFFAAHNDFLEEIAKFRAARRLWAHLMRDRFGVSNDRACQLRFHTQTAGSTLTAQQPDNNVVRVALQALAAVLGGTQSLHCNSRDEALGLPSEAAATLALRTQQIIAHETGVAAAADPLGGAWEIERRTEAIETQARALIAEIDASGGTVAAVERGHVQRSIQEAAYRDQQTVDSAARVVVGVNRFQEERPVIQPFRVDPEVERRQIAAVRALRAQRGAAAWQSALDALASAARDGVNVMPFILGAVEAHATVGEIADVLRGVFGEYRDPHA
- the gpmA gene encoding 2,3-diphosphoglycerate-dependent phosphoglycerate mutase, whose translation is MYTLVLLRHGESTWNKDNRFTGWTDVDLSERGLVEAREAGVLLRDSGYSFDVAFTSVLKRAIRTCWIVLDELDLLWLPVERHWRLNERHYGALQGLNKAETAAKHGEEQVKIWRRSYDIPPPALDVDDPRHPRFDRRYAGLSSGELPATESLEDTVARVVPYWTGTLAPEIQRGRRVLIAAHGNSLRALVKYLDGMSDEEIVELNIPTGIPLVYELDASLEPIEHYYLGDPEAAARAAAAVAQQAKASGR
- the eno gene encoding phosphopyruvate hydratase, which produces MNIRSIQAREILDSRGNPTVEVEVVLESGVTGRAAVPSGASTGTREALELRDGDKHRYGGKGVLKAVGHVNDEVAGALAGMPADPRAVDERLLALDGTPNLARLGANAVLGVSMATAHAAAAAAGEPLYEYLATLVPPAARASGPLLPVPMMNILNGGAHADTNVDFQEFMVMPAGLPSFSEALRAGVETFHALRGLLKKRGLATGVGDEGGFAPSLSSNREAVELVLEAIHAAGYTPGQDMFVALDVASSEFFDEHAKHYVLEKSGEGTKSSLDMIEMYKDWVRQYPIISIEDGLAEGDWPGWQRLTAELGSKVQLVGDDVFVTNPAILRQGIEQRVGNALLVKLNQIGTVSQTLSAVEMARQAGYASVISHRSGETEDTTIADLAVATCAGQIKTGSASRADRTAKYNQLLRIESALGAAARYAGRGAVKQLA
- a CDS encoding carboxypeptidase regulatory-like domain-containing protein → MSACLLRSLALIALLGVPLPLDAQSFAGALRRHDADAPGHLLGAVLDERGAAIVGASVLVVGTTVAATLTDRHGRFSVALPAGRYLIRAVRDGYVPAIRGVIRIGSDGPVERQITLVKEDANDMEAETNQSEIAWRLRHLPRTVLRDVGHGIAEATEHAAAEEEPRRAAVGVSAAGPFDAVRAMLDDGPLTGQLSLFTTTPVWLEGVGVDRMTWPGGSADLTIGAPLGVLGDWQVRGAMSSGTSAFWRVLGEYRAREGRKHGLHVVAAYGSQPAAWAADGALRDMQPPPHTTASIRVSDRWTARPWLELRHAVRIDRDDTLAAPALLSPEVGVRAALFPRTFVSVGAAQTETGPGTGALLPEASGRPWIPSSPPSASAVGWRASLPPQRVRTSRVGLERELTRRGRVSGAVEWFTQSIQDQTGIVFGAATTTTGEYDAVSVGDAQVSGWRARFSSAPHDGLLATIELAVADAQWTAGAVRANSHGLARQGSDRVGDVRTSVRWTAPRTSTFIQFTHRLSRVRPASAGTAALRRQRVALEVQQRAPFQPLPAGIVSFFVDLRTAFHDGDPASLYDEVLIVRNPARMTGGLQVQF
- a CDS encoding GAF domain-containing protein gives rise to the protein MSLSSLLRPFVRVGLPVAVAVVLVCLAVVNIALIKTWNGDAEDGVLWRQSAQGVAAVEIAPSMAGARAGIEPDDLLVSIDDEEIETPAEARRVVRSAPAGRPLSYRMRRAGVDRILQVVPRPVPGVARGLYYSLALVGILALAIGTSVRLRRPHDQATLHFFWLGVAFFGVLSFSPSGRYDRLDYFFEWADAVARLVLPPLFFHFALVFPERPHSWIRTAVGRRSWPVIYLPALALGVQRILILTNRSGVASPLAALERIERLAYVYLAVCLLGGLLLMVRALTRLRSVTARRQLRWIVWGSAVGAVPFVTVYILPLLLGEVPPYAPYTAVLLGGIPLAFASALVRYRLMDIEVLVKKGLAGAAVVLVLAGIYSGTLRFVGLVLGASNESGSFWALFATLIVALVAPGLRRAIQSGLDRLYYRDRYDYRRALVNFARELNSDLDLDRLSTRLVDRIRDTLGVDRMALFLHRGDGGYTATAAAGADAALVPRIDPASALAARLRAGQLSAVDDPVPARRLTGDEAAPWRDAGLYHFVPCVSNESAIGAIAAGRRPRGEPLNSEDMTLLAAVAAQAATALENARLYHQLSGKAEEIERLRQFSDSVIESLTDGIVVVDMQDRVLRWNKRMEALLGLPRQQAIGQRFETLFSPAFADALIGARRESPSGTTLFRVPIEARRDRTHLLLNAAICPFRTADAGQAGWIIVLEDITARANLEEQLQLSEKMAAIGLLAAGVAHEVNTPLTGISSFTQMLLEQADPADPRTGLLEKIEQQTFRAAKIVSSLLNLARPAGGETGPVDVNATLTDVLALLEHQFKVSKIQVRRQLWAEPLIVRGIEYKLQQVFLNLFLNARDAMSKGGWLSVTSSVQQHDVVVEVADTGVGIPAEHLSRIYDPFFTTKAEGRGIGLGLSVTYGIVQEHGGTLTCESDLHKGTLFRLVLPLIDRTRTEAAGAR
- a CDS encoding sigma-54-dependent Fis family transcriptional regulator; translated protein: MRVDPARSGAEQPGTILIIDDEEIIREALEALLTGEGYDVVKAATAAEGMEQLGNHPVDAVLLDLMLPDKNGLEVLDDIRRVDEDLPVIMITAFGTIESAVAATKQGAFYYFTKPFKNDEVLAVLRNAAERRRLVLENRELRSRLRSDTHRFDEIIGGSARIRAVYDLIARAAPSRATVLIQGESGTGKELVAHALHRRSARADKPFVTVNSGNLPPDLLESNLFGHVKGAFTGAVYPKKGLFEVADKGTIFFDEIGNIPLDTQAKLLRVIQQREFMRLGGVDTIKVDVRIIAATNVDLRSMVEAGDFREDLFYRLNVIFIQLPPLRDRKDDIPLLVQHFLEKFVEESRKPPLVVTPEAMDRLMAYDWPGNVRELENVIERAVVLCGDREIGPDLIPDHVSASPARGVPEVVIPAEGIHFREVIIGHERRYIEAALEAAGGVQKKAAELLHIKATTLNEMMKRYDIRPRRKRGAGDGDEPAGEGAEDP